The window GCCCGGCCGTCGGCTACCCCGTGCTCCCGAACATCAAGGAAATCTTCAACGTCGCAAAACTCATCGACTTCGGCAGCGTAGGCATCAGCCTCACCGAAAACGGCGCCATGTATCCGCAGGCCTCCGTAAGCGGCCTCTACATCAGCCACCCCGAAATCGACTACTTCCACGTGAAGGTATAAATCAACGGCCACGCCACTTTCAACTCAACCCGCACTCGTTGCGGGTTTTTCAACATAAATGCATACAAACGCCCCCATCGCGGCAACCGCTTTTTCTAAAAAGAGATTATTTTAAAGGCAGGTTGTTTTAAAAGGGTTGTTTCATGAAAAATATTCTGACCGCGTTCTCCACGACGGCAGGCTTTGCGGCCGTACTCATCGCAAGCGCTACGACTTTGTCCACAGCCGCCACCGACATCACCGTCGACACGCAAAAAGGCATCAAGAAAATTTCACCGTACCTGTACGGGCGAAACATTGACAAGATTAGCGACGGTAATACCGAAGTCACCGCAGACGAAACCGCGTTCATCAACCAGATGCTCGAAGCGGGCATTCACTTTTTACGCGCCAACAACGGCAACAACGCCACGCGCTACAACTGGCGCCACAAAATGACCGTTCACCCCGACTGGTACAACAACGTGTATTCCCACGACTGGGCGATTACCGCGCAGAAAGTTCTCGACAACATGCCGGGCATAGACGCCATGTACGCCTTCCAGCTCACGGGATTCGCGGCAAGTTCCACCGACTACAACTTTGCAGATTGGAACTGGAAACAAGAACACGGCTCCTACGCCACATCGACACTCGACCTCGCGGGCGGCGGCGAAGTCTCCGAAGACGGCAAGACGCTTGTAAAGGCCGGAGACTACACACTCTACAACATGGAATGGCCCGCCGACTCCACCGTCGCCATTATCCCATACTGGAAAGACGAACTCAAGTTCGACATGAGCCGTTTCCAATACTGGAGCATGGACAACGAAATGGAAATCTGGCGCGGCACGCACTCCGACCTCGACCTGCCCGTCACCGGGGACTTCCTGGTAGAACACTACATCGACGTCGCCAAGAAGGCGCGCGCCCAGTGGAAAGACATCAAGCTCACCGGCCCTGTCGCCGCAAACGAATGGCAATGGTGCTCCGTGGCCTCGTACAACGAACAGGACCGCCCCAAGGGAGCAGACCGCAACTACTGCTGGCTAGAATACTTTATCATGAAAGTCGCCGAAGAACAGAAAAAATCCGGAATACGCCTGCTCGACGTTTTCGACATTCACTGGTACCCGAGCGAAAAAGATTACGAGTCGCGCATGAACTGGCACCGCGTACTGTTCGATACCACCTACAACTACTCCGGCGCAAACGGAATCAAGATGGTGAACGGCGGCTGGGATAACGACAACCAGAAAGAATACATCTTCAAGCGCGTCAACAACTGGCTCGAAAAATACTTCGGCAAAGATCACGGAATCACGCTTGGCATCACCGAGACAAGCCTAATCGACGAAGATGATCCGATGGTCACGGCACTCACCTACGCCTCGTTCATCGGCACCATGCAGGACAACGGAGTCGAGATATTCACCCCGTGGACATGGGGCGACGGCATGTACGAAGCAGTCCACCTGTTCAGCCGCTACGGACACGCGAACCGCATCGAATCCGTATCCACCAACGACTCGCTCGTTTCCGCCTACAGCTCCGTTACAGACAAAGGAGATTCCCTCACCGTCATCTTCGTGAACCGCGCCGAAAAAGACGCGCAGGACATTCAACTGAAGCTTTCGAACTTTGACGCATCCACCAAGCTCAAGACATTCACGCTTGCAGGAATCACCGGCGAGACCTTCGTATCGCACACGAACAACGCGCTGAAAGAAAACGCCGTAGAACTCAAGGTGCAAGGCGGCACCACCAGCGCAACGGGCAACTCCGCGAACAAATTCTCCGCAACACTCCCCGCCAAGTCGATCACAGCAGTCTTGCTCACCTCAGACACCCCCAAAACTGTAGGCATCGCTCGCAGGGCCACGACTCGCGCCGCAATACAGTACGGCGCCACAACCCGCTTCGACACCAAAGGCCGAAACGTCACGCACACCCGCACCAGCCCCGGATACTATATTTGGCGATAAAGTAAAAAGCTATACGAACTCAACTACAAGCTGTTTTCCAAGTGCATGAGCCAACTTGTAGAGAGTCTCAATAGAAGGCGACCCCTTCGGAGTCTCAAAGCGTTGGTATGCTTGCGGTGTAATATTGGCCCGTCGAGCGACCTCGCTTTTCTTTTGCCCTCTGCGAGCTTCAAACAGCTTGTATGCAATCTCAATCCGCGGAGAAAGCTCCACCGGATAAAGTCCCTTTTCCGCATCAGGTTTCGTCTTGGGAAGAATCATCGTATTACCAAGATCCAAGTCGCATTCCATAGCGCCGTCGAGGGCGTCCTTAGCCTGTCGGAGAGCCTCATCCTGCGTCTCACCGAACGCATTCACATTGGGCAAATCAGGGAACGAAACCACGAAACCCATGTCCTTGTCTTCTTCAATTTTCGCTGTATAATTCATGGTTACCTCCACTAGTCAAACTGTTTCAAGATACGTTTGAGATAAACACCTTCTATCTCATGCTTATTTCGTTGTATCGGAACGGGCCGCCGGCCTTGCTTCACAAATATGTGATGGTCGCCGTTGATACGCCCTAATTTCCAGCCTCTCTTTTTTGCGTAATCACAGATTTCTTTAAACTTCATAGATTAAAATACAATATATTTATTGATTTGTCAATAAATAAGTTAATTTTTCAAGGATATACGTTTTAATAACGCTCCAAATTCGAAGCGTTTTTCATTATTTTTAATGGAATCTATTATCCGTAGATATTCCTATGGAACGCAATTACCCCTGTCGGGGGATATAAAAATACCAGTATTTCTGGCCAGCTTTAATATAACAAATTTCTGATTAGTGTGAATAAAAAATCCATCATCTCCAAAATTTTTTTTTCATCAAAAAGCCAAAATGTCATTATTTGTCGCGCAAAGTGTATATATTTGAGAATATGGAAATAATTGCGCACATTCGCTCAATAAACGACAATTCTGTCGAAAAACAGCCTTTGGCCGATCCTGAAGGTCACTTGCAAGGTGTTGCTGCATTGGCAGAATCTTTTGCAAAAGCCTTTAATGCAGGCGAATTTGCAAAATGTGCCGGACTTTTGCACGATTTAGGTAAGTTCAAAACAGATTTTCAGAACTATATTCGCCAATCTTCGGGGTATGATACTGAAGAATCGGATGATTTTGGAGTTGGGAAGGTTGATCACTCCGCCGCCGGAGCAATTTGGGCCAATAAGAATATTCCCCAATTCGGTTTATTACTGTCTTATATAATCGCAGGTCACCACGGCGGTATTCCCAATTATTACGGCAAACTGGACAATCGACTTGCGAAAGAAGAGAATTTGACGGAAAGTTTTGAAAATGGCGGCAAAGAATTTCTTAGCGACATCAAGATTCCAGCACTAAAAGCTGCACCTGTCAAAAATCCAAGGGATCTTCATCTATGGGTTCGAATGCTGTTTTCTTGCCTAGTAGATGCCGACTTTCTTGATACGGAACGCTTCATGTCGCCCGAGAACTTCGCTTTGCGTGAAAATAGCCTTTCATTAAAGGAGCTAAAAGCTCGATTTGATTCATTTATGGACAAAATGAGCAAAAACGCACCTTCTACAGAGATTAATAAAATTAGAGCAGAAATTTTGTCCAATTGTCGTCAAGGAGCGATGAAAGAACCTGGACTTTTCTCTCTTACGGTTCCTACGGGCGGCGGTAAAACACTCGCCTCTATGGGATTTGCTTTGGACCACGCTATAAAATATGGCAAATCTCGAATTATCGTCGCCATTCCTTACACTAGTATTATTGAGCAAACAGCTGATGTTTACAAAAACGTGTTTAAAAACGGAGACGAAGATTTATCAAATGTCGTTCTAGAGCACCATTCTAATTTGGATCCAGATAAGGAAACGACTAAATCAAAACTTGCATCGGAAAACTGGGACGCTCCGATAGTTGTAACTACCAATGTGCAATTATTGGAATCACTCTTTGCTGCAAAAACAAGTAGATGCAGAAAAATCCATAATATCGCAAATTCCGTGATTATTTTGGACGAAGCCCAAATGCTGCCTCCAGAATATTTGAAGCCCATTTTAGGGGTGTTGGAGTCGCTTACTACTGATTTTGGTTGCTCAGTTGTTCTTTGTACGGCAACGCAACCGACACTGCAAGGGCATATTGGTGGAGATCCAGCACCACATGGCGAAGGCGGATTTGAAGGATTGCCTCGCAATAACGTGCGCGAACTTATAAAGAACCCGCAAGAACTATTTGAAAAGATGAATCGTACAAATGTAACGTATATTCCTGAAAAAATAGATTCTTGGGAAAAAGTTGCAGAGCAATTGATTCAGTATGACCAAGTTCTTTGCATTGTAAATACGAGAAAAGACTGCAAAGCACTTTATGACTCAATGCCTCCAGATACAATTCATCTTTCTGCATCGATGTGTGGTCAACACAGAAGCAATTTGATTGCTGAAATAAAACGGAAGTTAAAAAATGGCGATCCCATCAGAGTTGTAAGCACGCAGTTGGTAGAAGCGGGTGTCGATATAGATTTTCCTGTAGTTTATCGAGCTATGACTGGCTTAGATTCTGTCGCACAGGCTGCTGGTCGATGCAATAGAGAAGGCAAGTTAAAGCAGGGAAACGTTTATGTTTTTAATTCACCAAAGGAACCGCCTGTTGGCTTGCTCAGATTTGGTGCTCAAGCAAGTCAGCACATAATAGATGAAGACAAACTTGAAAATATTCCATTGATTCCCGAAATTTTTTCAACCTATTTTAAAACCTATTATAATCAAATTCATTCTTTTGATAAAAAGAACATTCTGCACGATCTTGATTTACGAAATAACCTAAAGGCTGAATTTAGGACTGCTGCGGAAAATTTTCAGTTAATTGACGACAATGCGCAGAAATCAGTTATTGTGTGGTATTCTGACGACAAAATAAATAGCCAGGAATTGATTGCTCAATTGGAGGCTGTCGGTCTTAAAAGAGATATTATGCGCAAGTTACAACGTTGCACAGTCATTATTCCTAAAAAATGTTGGGAAGAATTGCAGAAAGATGATTATATTACTGAAATAAAAGGCCCAGATGGTATTGGATTGGATATTTGGCAACAGGGAACATCTTCCCTGTATTCTGAAAAAACAGGCTTCTTACTAGATGGCCCTAAATTTGAAGGAACAGAGTTTATTTGCTAAAAGGAGTGTAAATCGATGGAACACTTTGGAAAAACATTTTGTTTAGATGTTAAGGGCGATTTCGCTTGCTTTACGCGCCCAGAAATGAAGGTGGAACGTGTCAGCTACGATGTGATTACACCTTCGGCGGCAAGAGCTATATTTTCCGCAATTTTCTGGAAACCTGCAATCAAATGGAATGTCAAGAAAATTGAGGTACTAAGTCCGATTAAATGGATTTCGGTTCGCAGGAATGAAGTCGGTGCCGTAGCCGTAAAGAACCCCATTATGATTGAAGATTCTCGACAACAGAGAGCAGGTCTTTTCCTGCGCGATGTTCATTATCGAATTTATGCGGAAATGGAATTTATCCCGATAAATAAGAGGCCAAAGATACTAAACGAGATTCCCGAATCATTAGTCAGTGACGAAGAACGACAAGAAATTCGCAAGGATGAAAATCCAGGGAAATATCATGCGATGTTTGAACGCAGAGCCAAAAAAGGACAATGTTTCAATCAACCATATCTCGGATGTAGAGAATTTAGCTGCGAATTTAAATTCGTTGACAATCCTGAAAAAGCCGCAGAGGAATACCCTGCTATACCGGAAAGTCGCGATTTAGGATTTATGCTTTATGATATGGATTTCGAACATCCCAATTCTGATGGAAGCATTAACCCAGCTTTTTTCCGAGCAACCATGGAAAATGGAATTGTGAATATTCCTGATTGGGATAGTGAGGAGGTTCGTAAATGATTTTACAAGCTTTGTGCGATTATTACCAAAGAAAAGCAAATGATCCAGAAAGCGGAATTGCACCGGAAGGTTTTAGTCGTGAACAGATTCCTTTCTTAATTCGTTTGAATTCTGATGGAACCCTCATTGGCCTCGATGATACTCGAACACAGGAAGGCAAACGACTTGTTGGTCGAAAGTTTCTTGTGCCAGCCGCCGTTTCCAGAACAGCCGGTATAAAAGCCAATTTGTTGTGGGATAAAGCAGAATACTCGTTAGGAATTCCTGACGGGCTAAAACTTGCAGATTTAGAGAAAAAAGCAAAAAAAGAACCTCAAAAATATACAGAAGAAACTATTTCTAAAGAGACTGAATCTTTAAAAAATAAGGCTATCGCCAGGCATCAGAATTTTATCGAGACCATCAAAAAATCATATATCGCAGGGAATTCCAATGTTGAATTAGTATTAAAATTTCTTGAAAACGACCCTGTTAATCAAATTGAAGAAAAAATGGGTAATGACGATATTTGGATTTCGATAAAAGATGAAAATCCGAATATAAGTTTCATTATTCAGGGATGTGATGAACCTGTATGTTCTATGTTCCAAAAGGAGCTTTCAAACAACAAAACCTCTTCTGAATCTGAAGATAAAGGAATATGTTTAATTTCGGGCGAGAAGTCCTCGATTGCAAGAATTCATCCGATGTTAAAAAATGTTGTTGGAGCCCAATCATCAGGTGCCGCAATCGTTTCGTTTAACAATCCGAGTTTTACGTCGTTTAACAAAAAGCAGAATTTTAACGCCCCAATTTCAGAATCCGCAACATTTGCCTATACAACAGCTTTGAATATGCTGCTTGATAAGAATTCTAGAAATAAGATGCGTGTGGGCGACATGACTATGGTTTTCTGGTCAGAGAAATCTACTCCATTGGAAGACCTCTTTAGTGATTTATGGTCTCTTCCTACAAAAGACAATCCAGATGCGGATATAGAAGCTGTTCATAAACTATATAGCAGCATCAATACTGGCGCATTCATACAAGATTCGGGTACACGCTTTTTCTTGTTAGGTTTATCACCGAATGCAGCACGAATTGCTATTCGCTATTGGCAAATAGGAACGGTTGATGATGTATCGCAAAAGATTAAACAACATTTTGATGATTTAGATATTGTCAAACCAAATAAGGATAGTGGAAGATGTGCATTGATGCCAATGC is drawn from uncultured Fibrobacter sp. and contains these coding sequences:
- a CDS encoding vitamin B12 dependent-methionine synthase activation domain-containing protein; amino-acid sequence: PAVGYPVLPNIKEIFNVAKLIDFGSVGISLTENGAMYPQASVSGLYISHPEIDYFHVKV
- a CDS encoding glycoside hydrolase family 44 protein; translated protein: MKNILTAFSTTAGFAAVLIASATTLSTAATDITVDTQKGIKKISPYLYGRNIDKISDGNTEVTADETAFINQMLEAGIHFLRANNGNNATRYNWRHKMTVHPDWYNNVYSHDWAITAQKVLDNMPGIDAMYAFQLTGFAASSTDYNFADWNWKQEHGSYATSTLDLAGGGEVSEDGKTLVKAGDYTLYNMEWPADSTVAIIPYWKDELKFDMSRFQYWSMDNEMEIWRGTHSDLDLPVTGDFLVEHYIDVAKKARAQWKDIKLTGPVAANEWQWCSVASYNEQDRPKGADRNYCWLEYFIMKVAEEQKKSGIRLLDVFDIHWYPSEKDYESRMNWHRVLFDTTYNYSGANGIKMVNGGWDNDNQKEYIFKRVNNWLEKYFGKDHGITLGITETSLIDEDDPMVTALTYASFIGTMQDNGVEIFTPWTWGDGMYEAVHLFSRYGHANRIESVSTNDSLVSAYSSVTDKGDSLTVIFVNRAEKDAQDIQLKLSNFDASTKLKTFTLAGITGETFVSHTNNALKENAVELKVQGGTTSATGNSANKFSATLPAKSITAVLLTSDTPKTVGIARRATTRAAIQYGATTRFDTKGRNVTHTRTSPGYYIWR
- a CDS encoding type II toxin-antitoxin system HicB family antitoxin produces the protein MNYTAKIEEDKDMGFVVSFPDLPNVNAFGETQDEALRQAKDALDGAMECDLDLGNTMILPKTKPDAEKGLYPVELSPRIEIAYKLFEARRGQKKSEVARRANITPQAYQRFETPKGSPSIETLYKLAHALGKQLVVEFV
- a CDS encoding type II toxin-antitoxin system HicA family toxin codes for the protein MKFKEICDYAKKRGWKLGRINGDHHIFVKQGRRPVPIQRNKHEIEGVYLKRILKQFD
- the cas3 gene encoding CRISPR-associated helicase Cas3'; amino-acid sequence: MEIIAHIRSINDNSVEKQPLADPEGHLQGVAALAESFAKAFNAGEFAKCAGLLHDLGKFKTDFQNYIRQSSGYDTEESDDFGVGKVDHSAAGAIWANKNIPQFGLLLSYIIAGHHGGIPNYYGKLDNRLAKEENLTESFENGGKEFLSDIKIPALKAAPVKNPRDLHLWVRMLFSCLVDADFLDTERFMSPENFALRENSLSLKELKARFDSFMDKMSKNAPSTEINKIRAEILSNCRQGAMKEPGLFSLTVPTGGGKTLASMGFALDHAIKYGKSRIIVAIPYTSIIEQTADVYKNVFKNGDEDLSNVVLEHHSNLDPDKETTKSKLASENWDAPIVVTTNVQLLESLFAAKTSRCRKIHNIANSVIILDEAQMLPPEYLKPILGVLESLTTDFGCSVVLCTATQPTLQGHIGGDPAPHGEGGFEGLPRNNVRELIKNPQELFEKMNRTNVTYIPEKIDSWEKVAEQLIQYDQVLCIVNTRKDCKALYDSMPPDTIHLSASMCGQHRSNLIAEIKRKLKNGDPIRVVSTQLVEAGVDIDFPVVYRAMTGLDSVAQAAGRCNREGKLKQGNVYVFNSPKEPPVGLLRFGAQASQHIIDEDKLENIPLIPEIFSTYFKTYYNQIHSFDKKNILHDLDLRNNLKAEFRTAAENFQLIDDNAQKSVIVWYSDDKINSQELIAQLEAVGLKRDIMRKLQRCTVIIPKKCWEELQKDDYITEIKGPDGIGLDIWQQGTSSLYSEKTGFLLDGPKFEGTEFIC
- the cas5c gene encoding type I-C CRISPR-associated protein Cas5c — encoded protein: MEHFGKTFCLDVKGDFACFTRPEMKVERVSYDVITPSAARAIFSAIFWKPAIKWNVKKIEVLSPIKWISVRRNEVGAVAVKNPIMIEDSRQQRAGLFLRDVHYRIYAEMEFIPINKRPKILNEIPESLVSDEERQEIRKDENPGKYHAMFERRAKKGQCFNQPYLGCREFSCEFKFVDNPEKAAEEYPAIPESRDLGFMLYDMDFEHPNSDGSINPAFFRATMENGIVNIPDWDSEEVRK
- the cas8c gene encoding type I-C CRISPR-associated protein Cas8c/Csd1, translating into MILQALCDYYQRKANDPESGIAPEGFSREQIPFLIRLNSDGTLIGLDDTRTQEGKRLVGRKFLVPAAVSRTAGIKANLLWDKAEYSLGIPDGLKLADLEKKAKKEPQKYTEETISKETESLKNKAIARHQNFIETIKKSYIAGNSNVELVLKFLENDPVNQIEEKMGNDDIWISIKDENPNISFIIQGCDEPVCSMFQKELSNNKTSSESEDKGICLISGEKSSIARIHPMLKNVVGAQSSGAAIVSFNNPSFTSFNKKQNFNAPISESATFAYTTALNMLLDKNSRNKMRVGDMTMVFWSEKSTPLEDLFSDLWSLPTKDNPDADIEAVHKLYSSINTGAFIQDSGTRFFLLGLSPNAARIAIRYWQIGTVDDVSQKIKQHFDDLDIVKPNKDSGRCALMPMLGSIVRKLDDLPPNLCGDVVKAVLQGTPYPQSLLQMILRRIRTDFSAYPSDERMRAALLKAFLNRKHRFNKTTDKEITVSLDKNNTNPGYLLGRLFATFEYLQEKAQPGINATIKDRYYGAASSTPCTVFSQLFKLKNHHLAKLENSGLKVYFEKLIGEITDGISSDGLPAHLNLDDQARFAIGYYHQRQDFFKSKEEK